In the genome of Cygnus olor isolate bCygOlo1 chromosome Z, bCygOlo1.pri.v2, whole genome shotgun sequence, one region contains:
- the LOC121061295 gene encoding COBW domain-containing protein 1-like isoform X4 — translation MEDEECPALVPIAAGGSEGPDPGRRIPVTIITGYLGAGKTTLLNYILTEQHSKKIAVILNEFGEGSALEKSLAISQGGELYEEWLELRNGCLCCSVKDNGVKAIENLMQRRGKFDYILLETTGLADPGAVASMFWVDSELGSDIYLDGIISVVDAKHGLQHLTEEKPEGLVNEASRQVALADLIIINKTDLVSGEELNKVRTSVRSVNGFAKILETQRSRVDLSNVLDLHAFDSLSGIRILKNFLTSHHEELETFIVFTENQDGLKVHSILSHCKYYIICSWFPEVPRFFNVEERTNFKLEDTLCSRSELFTGVE, via the exons ATGGAGGACGAGGAGTGCCCGGCCCTGGTGCCCATCGCCGCCGGCGGCTCGGAGGGGCCCGACCCCGGCAGGAGGATCCCCGTGACGATCATCACGGGCTACCTGG GTGCTGGGAAAACAACTCTTCTAAATTACATACTGACAGAACAACATAGTAAAAAAATCGCAGTGATACTCAATGAGTTTGGAGAAG GAAGCGCATTGGAGAAATCCCTGGCGATCAGTCAAGGGGGAGAACTCTATGAAGAATGGCTGGAGCTCAGAAATGGCTGCCTGTGCTGTTCAGTAAA GGACAATGGTGTGAAGGCTATTGAGAACCTCAtgcaaaggagaggaaaattcGACTATATATTGTTAGAAACAACTGGTTTGGCAGATCCAG GAGCTGTGGCCTCCATGTTCTGGGTTGATTCTGAGCTGGGAAGTGACATTTATCTTGACG GCATTATATCTGTCGTTGATGCAAAGCATGGATTGCAG CACTTGACAGAGGAGAAACCAGAAGGCCTTGTCAATGAAGCATCTCG GCAGGTTGCTTTAGCTGATCTTATAATCATCAATAAAACAGATTTGGTTTCAGGGGAAGAATTGAATAAAGTCAGAACATCTGTCAG gtCAGTAAATGGATTTGCTAAAATTCTAGAGACGCAAAGATCAAG AGTTGATCTCTCCAATGTGTTGGACCTGCATGCTTTTGACAGTCTATCTGGAATAAG gattttgaaaaattttctcACTTCACATCACGAAGAACTGGAGACCTTCAtagttttcacagaaaaccaAGACGGACTGAAGGTCCATAGCATTCTAAGCCACTGCAAATACTATATAATATGTTCCTGGTTCCCTGAAGTCCCCAGGTTCTTTAATGTTGAAGAGAGGACcaattttaaattagaagaCACGCTATGCAGTAGGAGTGAGCTGTTCACTGGAGTTGAATAG
- the LOC121061295 gene encoding COBW domain-containing protein 1-like isoform X5, whose translation MEDEECPALVPIAAGGSEGPDPGRRIPVTIITGYLGAGKTTLLNYILTEQHSKKIAVILNEFGEGSALEKSLAISQGGELYEEWLELRNGCLCCSVKDNGVKAIENLMQRRGKFDYILLETTGLADPGAVASMFWVDSELGSDIYLDGIISVVDAKHGLQHLTEEKPEGLVNEASRQVALADLIIINKTDLVSGEELNKVRTSVRVDLSNVLDLHAFDSLSGIRILKNFLTSHHEELETFIVFTENQDGLKVHSILSHCKYYIICSWFPEVPRFFNVEERTNFKLEDTLCSRSELFTGVE comes from the exons ATGGAGGACGAGGAGTGCCCGGCCCTGGTGCCCATCGCCGCCGGCGGCTCGGAGGGGCCCGACCCCGGCAGGAGGATCCCCGTGACGATCATCACGGGCTACCTGG GTGCTGGGAAAACAACTCTTCTAAATTACATACTGACAGAACAACATAGTAAAAAAATCGCAGTGATACTCAATGAGTTTGGAGAAG GAAGCGCATTGGAGAAATCCCTGGCGATCAGTCAAGGGGGAGAACTCTATGAAGAATGGCTGGAGCTCAGAAATGGCTGCCTGTGCTGTTCAGTAAA GGACAATGGTGTGAAGGCTATTGAGAACCTCAtgcaaaggagaggaaaattcGACTATATATTGTTAGAAACAACTGGTTTGGCAGATCCAG GAGCTGTGGCCTCCATGTTCTGGGTTGATTCTGAGCTGGGAAGTGACATTTATCTTGACG GCATTATATCTGTCGTTGATGCAAAGCATGGATTGCAG CACTTGACAGAGGAGAAACCAGAAGGCCTTGTCAATGAAGCATCTCG GCAGGTTGCTTTAGCTGATCTTATAATCATCAATAAAACAGATTTGGTTTCAGGGGAAGAATTGAATAAAGTCAGAACATCTGTCAG AGTTGATCTCTCCAATGTGTTGGACCTGCATGCTTTTGACAGTCTATCTGGAATAAG gattttgaaaaattttctcACTTCACATCACGAAGAACTGGAGACCTTCAtagttttcacagaaaaccaAGACGGACTGAAGGTCCATAGCATTCTAAGCCACTGCAAATACTATATAATATGTTCCTGGTTCCCTGAAGTCCCCAGGTTCTTTAATGTTGAAGAGAGGACcaattttaaattagaagaCACGCTATGCAGTAGGAGTGAGCTGTTCACTGGAGTTGAATAG